The following are from one region of the Nicotiana tomentosiformis chromosome 7, ASM39032v3, whole genome shotgun sequence genome:
- the LOC138895570 gene encoding uncharacterized mitochondrial protein AtMg00860-like, whose amino-acid sequence MIQVLQQWPLPKTIKKLRGGGLGLEGYYRRFIRGYGQISKPLTHLLKKDCFKWTEPVSTAFQALKNALTSAPVLALPDFNLPFAVETDACDMGIGVVIMQKGQPIAYLSK is encoded by the coding sequence ATGATACAAGTTTTACAACAATGGCCATTGCCTAAAACCATCAAGAAACTGAGGGGGGGGGGTTTAGGCTTAGAAGGCTATTACAGAAGATTCATTAGGGGTTATGGTCAAATTAGTAAACCTCTAACTCATTTGTTGAAGAAGGATTGCTTCAAATGGACTGAACCTGTATCTACTGCCTTTCAAGCATTGAAAAATGCCTTGACCTCTGCTCCAGTGTTAGCACTCCCTGATTTCAATCTTCCCTTCGCAGTAGAGACAGATGCATGTGATATGGGAATTGGGGTTGTAATCATGCAAAAAGGACAACCTATTGCTTACCTGAGCAAATGA